Proteins encoded together in one Acidobacteriota bacterium window:
- a CDS encoding NAD(P)-dependent alcohol dehydrogenase, with protein sequence MKAVVHTEYGPPEVLTLREVVKPTPGAKEVLIRIAATTVNTGDCEMRRSEIPNVIWFIIRLFFGLTKPRKQILGAYFSGEIEAVGSDVEQFQVGDQVFAASGVRFGAYAEYVCLPSRFTIATKPTNMTHKEASAVPLGGLNAWHYLQKAKIRKGEKVLINGAGGAFGTFAVQLAKLMGATVTGVDSTEKLDMLRELGADHVIDYTQEDYTDNGETYDVIFNVVAKSSLSRGIRTLNSGGRYLLTNPAGLFQMFRAPWISMTSDKDVIVQFAPETVDELNHLRELIESGKLRSIIDRSFPLEQAVEAHHYVESGRKKGNVVLTMGPA encoded by the coding sequence ATGAAAGCCGTCGTTCACACAGAGTACGGGCCCCCCGAGGTCCTCACACTCAGGGAGGTTGTGAAGCCGACTCCGGGGGCGAAAGAGGTCCTCATCCGGATCGCTGCCACAACCGTCAATACCGGCGATTGCGAGATGCGTCGGTCCGAAATTCCGAACGTGATCTGGTTCATCATCCGCTTGTTCTTCGGACTCACGAAGCCGCGCAAGCAGATCCTCGGCGCGTATTTCTCCGGAGAAATCGAAGCCGTCGGCTCAGACGTTGAACAGTTTCAGGTAGGCGACCAGGTGTTTGCCGCTTCCGGCGTTCGCTTCGGTGCATACGCCGAGTACGTCTGCCTACCTAGCCGCTTCACGATCGCGACGAAACCCACCAACATGACCCACAAGGAGGCCTCAGCCGTGCCCCTCGGTGGGCTCAACGCGTGGCACTACCTCCAGAAAGCGAAAATCAGGAAAGGTGAGAAGGTCCTCATCAACGGAGCAGGCGGAGCTTTCGGGACCTTCGCCGTGCAGCTGGCCAAGCTGATGGGAGCGACGGTGACCGGCGTCGATAGCACGGAGAAGCTGGACATGTTGCGCGAGCTCGGGGCGGATCATGTCATCGACTACACGCAAGAAGACTACACGGATAACGGCGAGACCTACGACGTGATCTTCAATGTGGTGGCCAAGAGCTCGCTGTCTCGAGGGATTCGAACCCTCAACAGCGGTGGAAGATATCTATTGACCAACCCGGCGGGTCTCTTTCAGATGTTCCGCGCGCCGTGGATATCGATGACGAGTGACAAGGACGTGATCGTGCAGTTCGCACCGGAGACGGTCGACGAATTGAACCACCTGCGAGAGCTCATCGAATCCGGCAAACTCCGGTCGATCATCGACCGATCCTTCCCCCTGGAACAGGCCGTCGAGGCTCATCACTACGTGGAATCGGGCCGCAAGAAGGGGAACGTTGTCTTGACGATGGGCCCTGCCTGA
- a CDS encoding zf-TFIIB domain-containing protein encodes MMKQVPCPKCGWSFQEEEQRGIRYGRCKTCDGLWFDSLALDALFAEFSTIQHEGSIEEFMSPAFGEASALVCGICDTAMMRGTQDKIAIDWCGGCSAVFLDHGELEKLLSWRKDRGAAERRRFGRAALEELVDIFISFEPWLSYLARNRVELPDPPTD; translated from the coding sequence ATGATGAAACAGGTTCCATGTCCAAAATGCGGCTGGTCTTTTCAGGAAGAGGAGCAGCGCGGCATCCGCTACGGGCGCTGCAAGACCTGCGACGGACTGTGGTTTGACTCCCTTGCGCTCGACGCCCTGTTCGCCGAGTTTTCCACGATCCAACACGAGGGCAGCATCGAGGAGTTCATGAGTCCCGCGTTTGGCGAAGCTAGCGCCCTTGTGTGTGGGATCTGCGACACGGCGATGATGCGCGGAACTCAGGACAAGATCGCGATCGACTGGTGCGGCGGTTGCAGTGCCGTGTTCCTGGATCACGGAGAGTTGGAGAAACTCCTCTCCTGGCGGAAGGATCGAGGCGCTGCGGAACGGCGACGTTTCGGCCGTGCCGCCCTCGAAGAGCTTGTCGATATCTTCATTTCCTTCGAGCCGTGGCTCTCCTACTTGGCCCGCAATAGGGTCGAACTACCGGACCCACCGACCGACTAG
- a CDS encoding serine/threonine-protein kinase: protein MTIEPGQTLLHYRLTEKIGEGGMGVVWKALDTTLDREVAIKVLPAAFAGNAERLARFEREAKLLASLNHPNLATVFGVHRSDDTRFLAMELVPGEDLAQRISRGRLSIEEVIGIAGQVARALEAAHGRGVVHRDLKPANIRVTPDGTVKILDFGLAKTLEAESGDPSLSPTMTSVGSVAGMLLGTAGYMSPEQARGQDVDERSDIWSFGCVLWECLTQQVLFGGKTVSDSIGAILHTEPDWTRLPEGTTPALRRLLQRCLSKDPRHRLHHIADARIELEATDPDLPSVVRSSRGYWIAIAVLAIAATTALTAALWPTADKAEAEDANPLAGARFTRVTDFPGAEYDAAISPDGRFVTFVSDRDGPFQLYVGQIGAGDFRKLNSDDFTMDDARAAVRSVGFNSDGSEIWLGGGPLRRVRMMPLLGGSVRNFLSEESVTVAWSPDGTQIVYHERVAGDPLYIADSNETNSRKILSPPAGTHQHYPVWSADGLWIYMARGRPATLEMDLWRVRVNGEDLEQVTHGKLDVRSPTPIDANTVLYSARDTDGAGPWLWALDVRTGVSRRASIGLEQYASISASANGRRLVVTVQDARSTLWSVPIQERPATEGDAQPITDLQTPRALSPRFGGSSMFYLSSRGSGDGLWRYSGGKPSEIWRGSKTALLEPAAVSPDGETVVLLLRNEERWRLHTLGADGTRLRLLSETIDARGAAAWSPDGKWIVTGGYEAGVEGLFKIPVGGGAAERIVDGEALNPVWSPEGNLIAYTGAQVNVVTPLLAVRPDGEPVRFPEIDLFRWGQRARFLPDGTGLVYMQGQGSAQDFWLLDLTTLRSRRLTELGGTDTMMSFDVTPDGSRIVFDRLRENVDVVLIELKRTD, encoded by the coding sequence GTGACGATCGAACCCGGACAAACCCTATTGCACTACCGCCTTACCGAGAAGATCGGCGAGGGCGGCATGGGTGTCGTCTGGAAAGCGTTGGACACGACCCTCGATCGCGAGGTCGCGATCAAGGTCCTGCCCGCCGCATTTGCGGGGAACGCCGAGCGACTGGCCCGCTTCGAACGAGAGGCCAAACTGTTGGCGTCGTTGAATCATCCTAACCTGGCCACCGTCTTCGGGGTGCATCGTTCGGACGACACGAGGTTCCTGGCGATGGAGCTCGTTCCCGGAGAAGATCTTGCACAGCGAATCAGCCGGGGAAGGCTCTCCATAGAGGAAGTCATCGGCATTGCGGGACAGGTCGCCAGGGCGCTCGAGGCGGCCCACGGGCGTGGCGTGGTTCATCGCGACCTCAAGCCTGCCAACATTCGGGTCACGCCCGATGGCACGGTCAAGATTCTGGACTTCGGTCTGGCCAAGACCCTGGAGGCGGAGAGCGGCGACCCATCGCTCTCCCCGACGATGACCTCGGTGGGATCGGTGGCCGGGATGTTGCTGGGCACGGCGGGTTACATGAGCCCGGAGCAAGCCCGCGGGCAGGACGTGGACGAACGAAGCGACATCTGGTCGTTCGGGTGTGTGTTGTGGGAGTGCCTGACTCAACAGGTGCTATTTGGCGGCAAGACCGTGTCCGATTCGATCGGGGCCATCCTGCACACGGAGCCGGATTGGACGCGGTTGCCGGAGGGGACGACGCCGGCCCTGCGACGGTTGTTGCAACGCTGCCTATCCAAGGATCCGCGTCATCGACTGCACCACATCGCCGACGCTCGCATCGAGCTGGAGGCGACGGACCCGGATTTACCTTCTGTCGTCCGTTCTTCCCGCGGCTACTGGATCGCCATCGCCGTGCTGGCAATCGCCGCGACGACCGCACTCACGGCCGCGCTGTGGCCGACGGCCGACAAGGCCGAAGCCGAGGACGCGAATCCGCTGGCCGGCGCGCGGTTTACCAGGGTCACGGATTTCCCCGGAGCGGAGTACGACGCCGCGATCTCACCGGATGGCAGGTTTGTCACGTTCGTTTCGGATCGCGACGGGCCGTTCCAGCTCTACGTGGGTCAGATCGGCGCCGGCGATTTTCGCAAGCTCAATTCGGACGATTTCACAATGGACGATGCCCGCGCAGCGGTGCGCAGCGTCGGGTTCAACAGCGACGGTTCGGAGATCTGGCTCGGCGGCGGTCCGTTGCGGAGGGTGCGCATGATGCCTCTGCTCGGGGGATCGGTCCGCAATTTCCTGAGCGAGGAATCGGTCACCGTGGCGTGGTCTCCCGACGGCACTCAGATTGTCTACCACGAGCGCGTCGCAGGAGACCCGCTCTACATCGCCGATAGCAACGAGACCAACAGCCGCAAGATCCTCAGTCCACCTGCGGGAACCCACCAACACTACCCGGTCTGGTCCGCCGACGGGCTGTGGATCTACATGGCTCGCGGACGCCCGGCAACCCTCGAGATGGACCTCTGGCGAGTGCGTGTGAACGGCGAAGATCTAGAGCAGGTAACCCACGGCAAACTGGACGTACGGTCTCCAACGCCGATCGACGCAAACACCGTGCTCTACAGCGCGCGGGATACCGACGGTGCGGGACCCTGGTTGTGGGCGCTGGATGTTCGGACGGGAGTCTCTCGACGCGCAAGTATCGGGCTGGAGCAGTACGCGTCGATATCGGCCAGCGCCAACGGACGCCGCCTGGTAGTCACCGTTCAGGATGCACGGTCGACGCTCTGGAGTGTGCCGATCCAGGAACGCCCCGCGACCGAGGGTGACGCGCAGCCGATCACCGACTTGCAGACGCCCCGCGCACTCTCGCCGCGCTTCGGTGGCTCGTCGATGTTCTATCTGTCGTCGCGGGGAAGTGGCGACGGGTTATGGCGCTACTCCGGCGGTAAACCCTCGGAGATCTGGAGGGGCAGCAAGACGGCGCTGCTCGAGCCGGCTGCGGTGTCACCGGATGGCGAGACGGTCGTTCTACTCCTTCGTAACGAGGAACGATGGCGGCTTCACACGCTTGGAGCCGACGGCACCCGCTTGCGACTGCTGTCCGAGACCATTGACGCGCGAGGTGCTGCCGCGTGGTCACCCGATGGAAAATGGATCGTAACCGGCGGGTACGAAGCAGGCGTGGAGGGTTTGTTCAAGATTCCTGTGGGGGGTGGCGCCGCCGAGCGCATCGTCGATGGGGAGGCGCTGAATCCCGTCTGGTCACCGGAAGGGAATCTCATCGCCTACACCGGCGCGCAGGTCAACGTTGTCACGCCGCTCCTGGCCGTCCGTCCCGATGGGGAGCCAGTGAGATTTCCCGAGATCGATTTGTTTCGTTGGGGACAGCGTGCACGCTTTCTTCCGGATGGTACGGGCCTTGTCTACATGCAGGGCCAGGGGTCTGCCCAGGACTTCTGGCTTCTCGACCTGACCACGCTCAGGAGTCGACGACTGACCGAACTCGGCGGTACGGACACGATGATGTCTTTCGATGTTACGCCGGACGGAAGCCGAATCGTCTTCGATAGACTACGCGAGAACGTCGACGTCGTATTGATCGAGTTGAAGCGCACGGACTAA
- a CDS encoding DUF1129 domain-containing protein, which yields MTRVDPASKRIRNGLVLLVWVAFGCQPTYSQTDCPAGNVLGQATIKEAYDAYHTERLTDGVLGPEGGHWLSDRNTLFTSMGYVVFELPQTIPVHSIFLQADANDSYRLSGSTDGRQWQPLEEIPAVGPAGMQMRYATGFDFTLRFLRVEPGAGDGDFSIGEIAAYCGTPTPWPPAFERREGTVRDGAWSADRKRRLALWKSGLGVVGGLILLVVAHRSKRSLSPLPYERALLVAIAISGGLAWINFGTFHGPNVVHLHDTYHYVMGAKYFPENRYTGLYHCSEVAEAESGRRSFVERRMIRNLETNVLESATRALAASERCHQAFSPERWKEFTADVEFYRSKDYPGSWSSIFRDHGYNATPVWTAAGRLVVERGSMSQQLGWLAALDFAFYVLMFGAIAWAFGLQTTALAALVWGIGFPWQYDWTGGAFGRTPWILFAVLSICLLHRSRFRFAGFALGVSTLLRAFPSVLVAGPLLIAGRDLLRRRKLTKSITGLVVGGLLAVVVGVSFGALSDGGLKNWSGFSDNLRKHSASPLGNHVGLRAALSWSPSNTQSKVLTGRLDDFARWEKGRHDTFAARRPVYFIVAAALVGLFAWFVLRTRRAEWETVAAGILPLMVLTDLASYYLIAFILLVPFASGRPRRIAWFVGTVVVSQLLQLLRPSVDTLFFMQSVLFLIAITAVVLMRNREP from the coding sequence ATGACCCGCGTAGATCCTGCGAGCAAGCGAATCCGCAACGGTTTAGTGCTGTTGGTTTGGGTCGCGTTTGGCTGCCAACCGACGTACTCTCAGACCGATTGCCCCGCTGGCAACGTGCTCGGGCAGGCGACGATCAAGGAGGCGTACGACGCCTATCACACCGAGCGGTTGACGGACGGAGTCCTGGGGCCCGAGGGTGGACACTGGCTAAGCGATCGAAACACGCTGTTCACATCGATGGGATACGTGGTCTTCGAGTTACCGCAGACGATCCCGGTCCACTCGATCTTCCTGCAAGCGGATGCCAATGACAGTTACCGACTGAGCGGATCGACGGACGGGCGGCAGTGGCAGCCGCTGGAAGAGATTCCCGCCGTCGGTCCGGCCGGCATGCAGATGCGGTACGCCACCGGATTCGATTTCACGCTTCGATTCCTTCGCGTGGAGCCGGGGGCGGGGGACGGCGACTTCAGCATCGGTGAGATCGCGGCCTACTGCGGGACGCCGACCCCATGGCCGCCGGCATTCGAACGCCGCGAGGGCACGGTGCGGGACGGCGCATGGTCCGCCGACCGCAAGCGACGCCTGGCACTCTGGAAGAGCGGCCTTGGCGTCGTCGGTGGCCTGATCCTGCTGGTCGTCGCACACCGAAGCAAGCGATCCCTTTCCCCGTTACCGTACGAGCGTGCGCTGCTGGTGGCGATCGCGATCAGTGGTGGGTTGGCCTGGATCAACTTCGGCACGTTTCACGGCCCGAACGTCGTGCATCTTCACGACACCTACCACTACGTCATGGGGGCCAAGTACTTCCCCGAGAACCGTTACACCGGTCTCTACCATTGTTCGGAGGTCGCAGAGGCCGAATCGGGACGCCGGAGCTTCGTCGAGCGTCGGATGATCCGAAATCTCGAGACCAACGTCCTTGAGTCGGCGACCCGTGCACTGGCGGCGTCCGAGCGATGTCATCAGGCGTTCAGTCCCGAGCGATGGAAAGAGTTCACCGCGGACGTCGAGTTCTATCGAAGCAAGGACTATCCCGGTTCGTGGAGTTCGATCTTTCGCGACCACGGCTACAACGCGACGCCGGTGTGGACCGCCGCCGGTCGTCTGGTCGTCGAGCGCGGATCGATGAGCCAACAACTCGGGTGGCTCGCGGCTCTGGATTTCGCATTCTATGTGCTCATGTTCGGAGCGATCGCGTGGGCGTTCGGGTTGCAGACCACGGCTTTGGCAGCCTTGGTCTGGGGGATCGGGTTCCCGTGGCAGTACGACTGGACGGGGGGCGCCTTCGGCCGCACGCCCTGGATACTCTTCGCCGTGTTGTCCATCTGCCTGTTGCATCGATCGCGGTTCCGATTTGCCGGATTCGCACTGGGTGTCTCGACGTTGCTACGGGCGTTTCCATCGGTACTGGTTGCCGGACCGCTCTTGATCGCAGGACGGGACCTCTTGCGTCGACGTAAGCTGACGAAGTCAATCACCGGCCTGGTGGTCGGTGGGCTATTGGCAGTCGTCGTGGGGGTGTCGTTCGGTGCGTTGTCCGACGGTGGTCTAAAGAACTGGTCGGGGTTCTCCGACAACCTGCGCAAGCACTCCGCGTCCCCGTTGGGGAACCATGTCGGCCTTCGAGCCGCACTGTCTTGGAGCCCGTCGAATACCCAGTCGAAGGTGCTGACAGGAAGACTCGACGACTTCGCGCGCTGGGAAAAGGGTCGTCACGATACGTTCGCCGCGCGTCGGCCGGTCTATTTCATCGTCGCTGCCGCGTTGGTTGGGTTGTTCGCGTGGTTCGTGTTGCGAACTCGGCGCGCCGAGTGGGAGACCGTCGCCGCCGGGATCCTGCCGTTGATGGTGTTGACCGATCTGGCGTCGTACTACCTGATCGCGTTTATCTTGCTTGTCCCGTTTGCGTCGGGACGTCCCCGACGGATCGCGTGGTTCGTCGGCACCGTCGTCGTGAGCCAACTCCTGCAACTGCTACGCCCTTCCGTCGATACATTGTTCTTCATGCAATCCGTCCTTTTTCTTATCGCCATCACCGCAGTGGTCTTGATGAGGAACCGGGAGCCATGA
- a CDS encoding SRPBCC domain-containing protein, with the protein MSTATIVDLEMEVRIAAPVDKVWQALTDDIGAWWPNEFYTGGDSETRTYTLEARPGGRMFEQWKNGGGTLWGTVVSLDPGKMLQVLGSSFPNWGGPTFGFGTWTLESAGDDTVLRFSESTMGRVSDQTKESKAKGWDFLFEKAMKSHLEGRPIPAWED; encoded by the coding sequence ATGAGCACCGCGACGATCGTCGACCTTGAGATGGAGGTGCGCATCGCGGCGCCCGTCGACAAGGTCTGGCAGGCACTGACCGACGACATCGGCGCCTGGTGGCCAAACGAGTTCTACACCGGTGGCGACTCCGAGACCCGCACCTACACCCTCGAGGCCCGACCCGGAGGTCGGATGTTCGAGCAGTGGAAGAACGGCGGTGGGACGCTGTGGGGCACGGTGGTGTCGCTGGACCCCGGGAAGATGCTGCAGGTGCTGGGCTCCAGCTTCCCCAACTGGGGCGGTCCGACTTTCGGCTTCGGCACCTGGACCCTCGAGTCCGCCGGCGACGATACGGTCCTGCGCTTCAGCGAAAGCACCATGGGGCGTGTGTCGGACCAGACGAAGGAAAGCAAGGCCAAGGGTTGGGACTTCCTGTTCGAGAAGGCGATGAAGAGCCACCTCGAGGGTCGACCGATTCCGGCGTGGGAAGACTAG